In Gemmatimonadaceae bacterium, one genomic interval encodes:
- a CDS encoding PadR family transcriptional regulator: protein MPTRRPDRPELLQGTLDMLILKTLVFGPAHGHGIATYIRQTTNDVLTVEHGSLYPALHRLARAGWIASKWEVPAGRTREYKCYRLTARGRKQLLTQETKWEEIVRAIGRVMQPATEG from the coding sequence ATGCCCACCCGCCGTCCCGACCGCCCCGAGCTACTCCAGGGCACTCTCGACATGTTGATCCTCAAGACCCTCGTCTTCGGGCCAGCGCACGGACACGGCATCGCCACGTACATCCGTCAGACCACGAACGACGTGCTCACCGTGGAGCACGGTTCGCTGTACCCGGCGCTGCACCGTCTCGCGCGCGCCGGGTGGATCGCGTCCAAGTGGGAAGTTCCCGCTGGCCGGACGCGCGAGTACAAGTGCTACCGGCTCACGGCCCGCGGCCGCAAGCAACTCCTAACACAGGAGACCAAGTGGGAGGAAATCGTGCGCGCCATTGGCCGGGTGATGCAACCCGCCACGGAAGGGTGA
- a CDS encoding FtsX-like permease family protein, translating into MFDRLSRGSRRPSDDEIARELRDHLELEAEVTGGTADEAAASARRRFGNLSRTSEDVRAIWRAACWDHLRADMRIAFRTLRRSKAFATFSILALALAITANTTMSSLIDAIIHPEMAFPHPEQLVLARFDKAPDLPGDAPSHPTGADLRQVLGTSGRTYSAASMWLDDGMSPPVAIQTGTQHLRVTETDIAGNFFDVVGSRPLYGTLFHDSTAVSQRVVVISERLWRQISDGRQTFAPFSLSILWPASTATYTVIGVVPHDGAPPVNTDLFLPSGYARGVALLRLRPGFSREALLAELNVLAARLDPHHSRLAHFDLTPAVVSPARNLDLVAALAVATFAVLLIACANIANLLVARGMARSRELATRMALGASRWQVARLLFAESGLIAVAGGTLGVLLSLWTIHILSATLPANLQYLGLVEPQLSWRVVAAGMGLTVVAAAALGVAPIVGLMRADVGTILKGASGRHTTGGRTRFRLLVVAEVAGALTLIVSASMLGAVAGRIRVVDYGYDANHLLQVEVREASLQPGNVGDYGRPPTEAVVAKRYDELRRLRAMPGVVAATAQWPWFIGGRIRIDDPGGGEPLTLTAAARIAEVAPNYLRALRIPVVRGRDFHTSEDGPLPSVIIDQIAAHWLWPGADPIGRLMEFSPQGPWMRVVGVIRQPIFSIECVEGPCSEPTILIANGAAYRPRMRATQYVIRTKGDPSAFVGRLRQRMAADYPSGVPAIATWDDVTGFAPVTKMYDFVGSLFGLFAAIGMLLALIGVYGVAAYAAEQRAREFGVRIALGAQARDIVRLVLHDGNATALLGLAVGLIFANWAESLLAHYLFGYDALAPAFMLGAMVALFGATVAAGIPPALRAARVNPVDTLRAE; encoded by the coding sequence GTGTTCGACCGCCTCTCCCGAGGTTCCCGGCGACCTTCTGACGACGAGATCGCGCGGGAGCTGCGCGATCATCTGGAGCTCGAGGCCGAGGTAACGGGCGGGACCGCCGACGAGGCCGCCGCCTCGGCACGGCGCCGGTTCGGGAACCTGAGCCGCACCAGCGAGGATGTGCGGGCGATCTGGCGAGCGGCCTGCTGGGATCACCTGCGGGCCGATATGCGCATCGCCTTCCGCACGCTCCGCCGGAGCAAGGCGTTCGCGACGTTCAGCATTCTGGCGCTGGCGCTCGCGATCACCGCCAACACCACGATGTCGAGCCTGATTGACGCGATCATCCATCCCGAGATGGCCTTCCCGCATCCGGAGCAGCTGGTCCTCGCCAGATTCGACAAGGCCCCAGACCTCCCGGGCGACGCTCCGTCCCATCCAACCGGAGCCGACCTCCGCCAGGTCTTGGGCACGTCCGGTCGCACCTATTCCGCGGCGAGCATGTGGCTCGACGACGGGATGTCGCCCCCCGTCGCCATTCAGACGGGGACCCAGCACCTACGCGTGACCGAGACGGATATCGCGGGCAACTTCTTCGACGTGGTCGGGAGCCGCCCGCTCTACGGCACCCTGTTCCACGATTCCACTGCCGTCAGTCAGCGTGTGGTGGTGATCAGCGAGCGTCTCTGGCGTCAGATCTCGGACGGGCGCCAGACGTTCGCTCCCTTCTCCCTCTCGATCCTCTGGCCCGCCTCCACGGCGACGTACACCGTGATCGGTGTCGTCCCCCATGACGGGGCGCCGCCGGTGAATACGGACCTCTTCCTGCCGTCAGGATATGCCCGTGGGGTTGCCCTGCTGCGCTTGAGACCCGGATTCTCGCGCGAGGCCTTGCTGGCGGAACTCAATGTCCTGGCAGCGCGCCTCGATCCGCATCATTCGCGCCTCGCACACTTCGATCTGACTCCTGCGGTCGTCTCACCAGCGCGGAACCTCGACCTCGTGGCGGCGCTCGCCGTGGCCACCTTCGCCGTCCTGCTCATCGCCTGCGCGAATATCGCGAATCTGCTCGTCGCCCGGGGCATGGCCCGGAGCCGCGAGCTTGCCACGCGGATGGCGCTCGGCGCCAGCCGATGGCAGGTGGCGCGACTCCTGTTCGCGGAGAGCGGGCTCATCGCGGTCGCCGGCGGGACGCTGGGGGTGCTCCTGTCGCTCTGGACGATACACATTCTGAGCGCCACGCTGCCCGCCAACCTGCAGTACCTCGGCCTGGTCGAGCCCCAACTGTCGTGGCGTGTGGTGGCGGCGGGCATGGGACTCACCGTCGTGGCGGCCGCGGCGCTGGGTGTGGCGCCCATCGTAGGGCTGATGCGCGCCGACGTCGGCACGATTCTGAAGGGGGCGAGCGGCCGGCACACAACGGGTGGGCGGACCCGCTTTCGGTTACTCGTGGTCGCCGAGGTCGCCGGTGCGCTGACGCTGATCGTCTCGGCATCGATGCTGGGCGCCGTCGCGGGGCGCATTCGCGTCGTTGACTACGGATACGACGCCAACCATCTCCTCCAGGTCGAGGTACGAGAGGCATCGCTGCAACCCGGCAATGTCGGCGACTACGGCCGCCCGCCGACCGAGGCCGTCGTCGCGAAACGGTACGACGAGTTGCGGCGACTCCGGGCCATGCCGGGAGTGGTTGCGGCCACGGCGCAGTGGCCATGGTTCATCGGGGGCCGGATCCGCATCGACGATCCCGGGGGAGGCGAGCCGCTTACCCTCACGGCCGCGGCGCGAATTGCCGAGGTCGCACCCAATTACTTGCGCGCACTCCGGATTCCCGTCGTCCGTGGACGCGACTTCCACACCAGCGAAGACGGCCCACTCCCGTCCGTGATCATCGACCAGATCGCCGCGCACTGGCTGTGGCCGGGCGCCGACCCGATCGGGCGTCTGATGGAGTTCTCGCCACAGGGGCCCTGGATGCGTGTAGTCGGCGTGATTCGCCAGCCGATTTTCAGTATCGAATGTGTGGAGGGCCCCTGTTCGGAGCCCACAATCCTCATCGCGAACGGCGCGGCCTACCGCCCGCGAATGCGCGCCACCCAGTACGTCATCCGGACCAAGGGGGACCCCTCGGCGTTCGTGGGGCGGTTGCGTCAGCGGATGGCGGCGGACTACCCGAGCGGCGTTCCCGCCATCGCAACGTGGGACGATGTCACCGGGTTCGCTCCAGTCACCAAGATGTACGATTTCGTCGGGTCACTGTTCGGCCTGTTCGCCGCCATCGGCATGCTGCTGGCGCTCATCGGCGTGTACGGCGTGGCCGCCTATGCCGCCGAGCAACGGGCCCGCGAGTTCGGGGTGCGCATCGCGCTCGGAGCACAGGCACGCGACATCGTACGCCTGGTGCTGCACGACGGGAACGCTACGGCGTTGCTCGGGCTGGCCGTAGGGCTCATTTTCGCCAACTGGGCGGAAAGCCTGCTGGCCCACTATCTGTTCGGGTACGACGCGCTGGCGCCGGCGTTCATGCTGGGGGCCATGGTCGCACTCTTCGGGGCGACCGTCGCGGCGGGCATCCCGCCGGCACTACGCGCGGCCCGGGTCAACCCGGTGGATACGCTCCGGGCGGAATAG
- a CDS encoding heavy metal translocating P-type ATPase has translation MRTEFLRSRAVVLPVATLAVIIAGAVARAGPAGGAASRWVWLGGLIVVGAPVVWRTLRGALAGHFATDLVAMLAIVGAVLLGQPLAGLVVVLMQTGGEALEHYAEGRASRAIRELEAAAPRTAHRLADGAGVIDIVVDDIQVGELLLVRPGELVPCDGVVTDGHSLVDASRLTGEPMPVDAQAGVALMSGSANGEGALTIRATALANESQYARIVDLVRHAQESKSPLQRLADRYAVWFTPLTLGVCALAYVTTGDWVRVLAVLVVATPCPLILATPIAIIGGINAAARRMVIVRNGGALEQLSAVDTAVFDKTGTLTVGMPAVSRVVPARGFTEESLLRLAGAVEQGSGHLLARTIVQEAERRAGVLPAARHLRESPGRGLSGDVEGHEVAVGARSYILEQGRMAVEVVAELERGGSGLRAYIAVDGQLAGIVEYADRVRPGIAEVFADLARLGIRHTLLLSGDHAPNARAVAAEVGISEVHGDLLPEDKVAVVNRLRHEGARVMMVGDGTNDAPALTAADVGIALAGHGGGITAEAADIVILVDEPARVVEAIRIGRRTMRVARQSIWVGLGLSGVAMLFAARGYIVPTVGALLQEAIDVAVILNALRTSRDRA, from the coding sequence GTGCGCACTGAGTTCCTGAGAAGCCGCGCCGTCGTCCTGCCCGTTGCCACGCTGGCGGTCATCATCGCCGGCGCCGTGGCGCGCGCCGGTCCCGCGGGCGGAGCGGCCAGCCGCTGGGTGTGGCTGGGCGGTCTGATCGTGGTCGGCGCGCCCGTGGTCTGGCGCACGCTCCGCGGCGCGCTGGCCGGCCACTTTGCCACCGACCTCGTGGCCATGCTCGCCATCGTCGGCGCTGTGCTGCTGGGCCAGCCGTTGGCGGGGCTCGTGGTGGTGCTCATGCAGACCGGCGGCGAGGCACTCGAGCACTACGCCGAAGGCCGAGCATCGCGCGCCATTCGCGAGCTCGAGGCGGCCGCGCCGCGCACGGCGCATCGCCTGGCCGACGGCGCCGGCGTGATCGACATCGTCGTGGACGACATCCAGGTGGGCGAGCTGCTCCTCGTGCGGCCGGGCGAACTGGTGCCCTGCGACGGCGTGGTGACCGACGGCCATTCGCTGGTGGACGCGTCGCGGCTCACCGGCGAGCCGATGCCCGTGGACGCGCAGGCGGGCGTGGCGCTGATGAGCGGCAGCGCCAACGGCGAGGGCGCGCTCACCATTCGCGCCACGGCGCTGGCCAACGAGAGCCAGTATGCGCGCATCGTCGACCTGGTGCGGCACGCGCAGGAGAGCAAGTCGCCCCTGCAACGGCTGGCCGACCGGTACGCGGTGTGGTTCACGCCGCTCACGCTCGGCGTCTGCGCGCTGGCGTATGTCACCACCGGAGACTGGGTGCGCGTGCTGGCGGTGCTCGTCGTGGCCACCCCGTGCCCGCTCATCCTCGCCACGCCGATCGCGATCATCGGCGGCATCAATGCCGCGGCCCGGCGCATGGTGATCGTGCGCAATGGCGGCGCGCTGGAGCAGTTGAGCGCCGTGGACACCGCCGTGTTCGACAAGACAGGCACGCTCACCGTGGGCATGCCCGCCGTGAGCCGCGTGGTGCCGGCCAGGGGCTTCACCGAGGAGAGCCTGCTGCGGCTGGCGGGCGCGGTGGAGCAGGGATCGGGGCACCTGCTGGCGCGCACGATCGTGCAGGAGGCCGAGCGCCGCGCGGGCGTGCTGCCCGCGGCACGGCACCTCCGCGAGTCGCCCGGGCGCGGGCTCTCCGGCGACGTCGAGGGGCACGAGGTGGCGGTGGGCGCGCGTTCGTACATTCTCGAGCAAGGGCGCATGGCGGTGGAGGTCGTGGCCGAGTTGGAGCGTGGCGGGAGCGGGCTACGGGCGTACATCGCGGTGGATGGCCAACTGGCGGGCATCGTCGAATACGCCGATCGCGTGCGGCCCGGCATCGCCGAGGTGTTCGCCGACCTGGCGCGGCTGGGCATCCGGCACACCCTGCTCCTCTCGGGCGATCATGCGCCCAACGCGCGGGCGGTGGCAGCCGAGGTGGGGATCAGCGAAGTGCACGGCGATCTCCTGCCCGAGGACAAGGTGGCCGTGGTGAATCGTCTGCGGCACGAAGGCGCGCGCGTGATGATGGTGGGCGACGGCACCAACGATGCGCCGGCGCTCACCGCCGCCGACGTCGGGATCGCGCTGGCGGGCCACGGCGGCGGCATCACCGCCGAGGCCGCGGACATCGTGATTCTCGTGGATGAGCCGGCGCGCGTCGTGGAGGCCATCCGGATCGGGCGGCGCACCATGCGCGTGGCGCGGCAGAGCATCTGGGTGGGACTGGGGCTGAGCGGGGTGGCCATGCTCTTCGCGGCGCGCGGGTACATCGTGCCCACCGTGGGCGCCCTGTTGCAGGAGGCGATCGACGTGGCGGTGATTCTCAATGCCCTGCGCACGAGTCGCGATCGGGCTTGA
- a CDS encoding universal stress protein, giving the protein MTTAQHPLDGKLRIVLLASDGSSAMESTITVARQLAARDAAKVRVVTAVEALPAVTPEGNLPLTPEIEQARHQQFEQRVRDQLSRLVPESSVWTVEQIDGPPDATIARVAHDCHADLIVLGLGEHRMVDRWFGGETALRVLRLADVPVLAVGPKATALPTRLVAAMDFSETSERALLAALPLLGDGAKITMAHVVPRDISMGVWPAWDDAYENAVKTSFIETRKRLAIPGHIAVDEVVLYGDPARELLGYAERTQADLIVTGTHGHNIIVRTLLGRTSTKLIRGARCSVFAISPERRAH; this is encoded by the coding sequence ATGACCACCGCACAGCACCCGTTGGACGGCAAGTTGAGGATCGTGTTGCTGGCGAGCGATGGCTCGTCGGCCATGGAATCGACGATCACCGTGGCCCGGCAGCTCGCGGCGCGCGACGCCGCCAAGGTGCGGGTGGTGACCGCCGTGGAGGCGCTGCCGGCCGTCACGCCCGAGGGTAATCTGCCGCTGACCCCGGAAATCGAGCAGGCGCGCCACCAACAGTTCGAACAGCGCGTGCGCGACCAGCTCTCGCGACTGGTGCCGGAGTCGTCCGTCTGGACGGTGGAGCAGATCGACGGACCGCCCGATGCGACGATCGCCCGCGTGGCCCACGACTGCCATGCCGATCTCATCGTGCTGGGGTTGGGAGAGCACCGGATGGTGGACCGCTGGTTCGGTGGCGAGACGGCGCTACGCGTGCTGCGGCTGGCCGACGTCCCCGTGCTCGCGGTGGGGCCCAAGGCCACCGCCTTGCCCACGCGTCTGGTGGCCGCGATGGACTTCAGCGAGACCAGCGAACGCGCGCTGCTGGCCGCGCTGCCGCTCCTCGGCGACGGCGCGAAGATCACGATGGCGCACGTCGTGCCGCGCGACATCTCGATGGGCGTGTGGCCGGCGTGGGACGACGCGTACGAGAACGCCGTGAAGACCAGTTTCATCGAGACCCGCAAGCGGCTGGCGATCCCCGGGCACATCGCCGTCGACGAGGTGGTGCTCTACGGCGATCCGGCGCGGGAACTGCTGGGCTACGCCGAACGCACGCAGGCCGATCTGATCGTGACCGGGACGCACGGGCACAACATCATCGTTCGCACGCTGCTCGGCCGCACGTCCACCAAGCTCATCCGCGGCGCGCGGTGCTCCGTGTTCGCGATCTCACCGGAGCGGCGTGCGCACTGA
- the eno gene encoding phosphopyruvate hydratase, with protein sequence MTTITQIHAREILDSRGNPTVEADVFLSNGVMGRAAVPSGASTGENEAVELRDGDELRYGGKGVRNAVQHVEETIGPALAGMDPTRQLEIDAVMIEMDGTPNKANFGANAILSVSLATARAAAQSVGLPLYRYLGGPLARVMPVPMMNILNGGAHATNTVDFQEFMIVPVGAETFSDALRTGAEVFHALKKVLVKRKLATGVGDEGGFAPDLKNDEEALRVVVEAIEAAGYAPGTEVAIALDPAASEIFKDGKYTFKKSGGATLDAAGMIELYGRWLEEYPIVSIEDGLAENDWEGWAALTEALGDRCQLVGDDIFCTNGDLLARGISEGVANSILIKVNQIGTLSETLETIDMARGAGYLSVISHRSGETEDTFIADLAVASGVGQIKTGSASRTDRIAKYNQLLRIEEELGGAAEFPGGAIYGL encoded by the coding sequence ATGACCACCATCACGCAGATCCACGCCCGCGAGATCCTCGACAGCCGCGGGAACCCCACCGTCGAAGCCGACGTCTTCCTGTCCAACGGCGTCATGGGCCGCGCCGCGGTGCCGAGCGGCGCCAGCACCGGCGAGAACGAGGCCGTGGAGCTGCGCGACGGCGACGAACTGCGCTACGGCGGCAAGGGCGTGCGCAACGCCGTGCAGCACGTGGAGGAGACGATCGGCCCCGCGCTCGCCGGCATGGATCCCACGCGGCAGCTCGAGATCGATGCCGTGATGATCGAGATGGACGGCACGCCCAACAAGGCCAACTTCGGCGCCAACGCGATCCTGTCGGTGTCGCTGGCCACGGCGCGGGCCGCCGCCCAGAGCGTGGGCCTGCCGCTGTACCGCTACCTCGGCGGCCCGCTGGCGCGCGTGATGCCCGTGCCGATGATGAACATCCTCAACGGCGGCGCGCACGCCACCAACACCGTGGACTTCCAGGAGTTCATGATCGTCCCCGTGGGCGCCGAGACGTTCAGCGACGCGCTGCGCACGGGCGCCGAGGTGTTCCATGCGCTCAAGAAGGTGCTGGTCAAGCGCAAGCTCGCCACCGGCGTGGGCGACGAGGGCGGATTCGCCCCCGACCTCAAGAACGACGAGGAGGCGCTGCGCGTGGTGGTCGAGGCCATCGAGGCGGCGGGCTACGCGCCCGGCACCGAGGTGGCGATCGCGCTCGATCCCGCCGCGAGCGAGATCTTCAAGGACGGCAAGTACACCTTCAAGAAGAGCGGCGGCGCCACGCTCGATGCGGCGGGCATGATCGAACTCTACGGCCGCTGGCTGGAGGAGTACCCCATCGTGTCCATCGAGGACGGGCTGGCCGAGAACGATTGGGAAGGATGGGCGGCGCTCACCGAGGCGCTGGGCGACCGTTGCCAGCTCGTGGGCGACGACATCTTCTGCACCAACGGCGATCTGCTCGCCCGCGGCATCAGCGAGGGCGTGGCCAATTCGATCCTCATCAAGGTCAATCAGATCGGCACGCTCAGCGAGACGCTGGAGACCATCGACATGGCGCGCGGCGCCGGCTACCTGTCGGTGATCTCGCACCGCTCGGGCGAGACCGAGGACACGTTCATCGCCGACCTCGCCGTGGCGAGCGGCGTGGGACAGATCAAGACCGGCTCGGCCAGCCGCACCGATCGCATCGCCAAGTACAACCAGCTGCTCCGCATCGAGGAGGAGTTGGGCGGGGCGGCGGAGTTTCCGGGCGGCGCCATCTACGGACTGTGA